A single genomic interval of Astyanax mexicanus isolate ESR-SI-001 chromosome 4, AstMex3_surface, whole genome shotgun sequence harbors:
- the LOC125801127 gene encoding uncharacterized protein LOC125801127 isoform X2, translated as MMLGDLGRHGKGLPYENFSKKFSKISKKTAQNFTKDNKTQGIMEKSQWDLKQIRFQRRRLTRLDDFVTTYQDTHIALLREFADVEKTRRRVYRIQTEKWKQRKRNKRGVYVSPIRTPFLLKSKQVSKETTSSVTTACVLPEANIQESKTAKSPDNDKLKIPSSERDLVTLITSTPSTSCEPSTSLVQREKKTTKKKRGTVHTEKSSVKETAEKRGNHGPIWGNYSPQGVIPTGRLSRPVSIHHDQMISILDPHTWLTSDEMDSASYYMAQKYASTDGFQSSLLFSALRRGGIVGTPRKPFVQILNINDNHWIAASNIFCGSNEVCIYDSLNTTINKTTQQMLSWMLRPEAPHFVLRKPAVQIQHSGSNCGVLALAFAAALCERIRPEECQFREKELRQRLYRGLVEKRVPEFPFEKAQAKPEREAVQVEVYCVCRTSHNNEVMVQCSKCNAWYHPNCVPVPSSALDTTMEEWHCQNCKA; from the exons ATGATGCTGG GTGACCTGGGAAGGCATGGCAAAGGACTTCCTTATGaaaatttttccaaaaaattttCCAAAATTTCAAAAAAGACTGCCCAg AATTTCACAAAAGACAATAAGACCCAAGGGATTATGGAGAAGAGCCAGTGGGATCTTAAACAAATCCGCTTTCAAAGACGACGCCTGACGAGACTTGATGACTTTGTCACAACATACCAGGACACACACATTGCTCTTTTAAGAGAATTTGCTGATGtggaaaaaacaagaagaagg gtgtacagaatacagacagagAAGTGGAagcaaagaaagagaaacaagagGGGAGTTTATGTCAGCCCTATAAGAACCCCATTTCTCTTGAAATCAAAACAAGTTTCAAAG GAGACAACATCTTCAGTGACTACCGCATGTGTCTTACCCGAAGCTAACATCCAGGAGTCAAAAACAGCCAAGTCCCCAGATAATGACAAGCTAAAAATACCTTCTTCTGag AGAGATCTGGTGACATTGATTACGTCTACTCCGTCCACATCTTGTGAACCTTCAACTTCCCTGGttcaaagagagaaaaaaacaacaaagaaaaaaagagggacaGTTCATACTGAG AAAAGCTCAGTAAAGGAAACTGCAGAGAAGAGGGGAAACCACGGGCCAATCTGGGGAAATTATTCACCCCAAGGAGTAATTCCCACTGGCAGATTGTCTAGACCAGTATCCATTCACCATGACCAGATGATAAGCATTCTGGATCCCCACACATGGCTAACAAGTGATGAAATGGATTCGGCTTCCTATTACATGGCACAGAAATATGCTAGTACTGATGGCTTTCAGTCGTCCCTTCTTTTTTCAGCACTTCGCCGTGGAGGCATTGTTGGTACACCAAGAAAGCCATTTGTCCAGATACTAAACATCAATGATAATCATTGGATTGCTGCAAGCAACATTTTTTGTGGGTCAAATGAGGTGTGCATTTACGACAGCTTGAACACAACAATTAATAAGACAACCCAACAAATGCTCTCTTGGATGCTTCGGCCAGAGGCACCGCATTTTGTCCTTAGAAAACCTGCTGTGCAGATTCAGCACTCGGGTAGTAACTGTGGAGTTCTTGCACTGGCATTTGCGGCAGCTCTCTGTGAACGTATTAGGCCTGAAGAGTGCCAATTCAGGGAGAAAGAACTCAGGCAAAGACTCTACAGAGGATTGGTGGAAAAAAGAGTGCCAGAATTTCCTTTTGAAAAAGCACAGGCAAAGCCAGAAAGGGAGGCAGTTCAAGTTGAAGTCTATTGTGTTTGTAGAACCTCACACAACAATGAGGTGATGGTCCAATGCAGCAAGTGCAATGCCTGGTACCACCCAAACTGTGTTCCTGTCCCCAGCAGTGCCTTGGACACAACAATGGAGGAATGGCACTGTCAAAATTGTAAAGCATGA
- the LOC125801127 gene encoding uncharacterized protein LOC125801127 isoform X1, producing the protein MFVCDGSMVLMQAISQVFCQTNLNDLLLKYFNIVTGKGTVEDFSHPILHRCLSHIMKNAKTLCKKHVPNHYKLAMHTFGLLTSASSLADLDEMLLSCTVLFSSPCSSENVEKNFLNLQTMLTAFGDSPVNDKMIVAVDFEDITFQTPFRRHFRTVIESAPLDLEGPPNEYYSKTFINSLATNFLPHAALWTSMMLGDLGRHGKGLPYENFSKKFSKISKKTAQNFTKDNKTQGIMEKSQWDLKQIRFQRRRLTRLDDFVTTYQDTHIALLREFADVEKTRRRVYRIQTEKWKQRKRNKRGVYVSPIRTPFLLKSKQVSKETTSSVTTACVLPEANIQESKTAKSPDNDKLKIPSSERDLVTLITSTPSTSCEPSTSLVQREKKTTKKKRGTVHTEKSSVKETAEKRGNHGPIWGNYSPQGVIPTGRLSRPVSIHHDQMISILDPHTWLTSDEMDSASYYMAQKYASTDGFQSSLLFSALRRGGIVGTPRKPFVQILNINDNHWIAASNIFCGSNEVCIYDSLNTTINKTTQQMLSWMLRPEAPHFVLRKPAVQIQHSGSNCGVLALAFAAALCERIRPEECQFREKELRQRLYRGLVEKRVPEFPFEKAQAKPEREAVQVEVYCVCRTSHNNEVMVQCSKCNAWYHPNCVPVPSSALDTTMEEWHCQNCKA; encoded by the exons ATGTTTGTGTGTGATGGCTCTATGGTCCTCATGCAGGCCATATCACAAGTATTTTGCCAAACAAACCTCAATGATTTGCTGCTGAAGTACTTCAACATAGTAACTGGAAAAGGCACTGTAGAAGACTTCAGTCACCCCATTCTTCACCGCTGTTTAAGCCACATAATGAAGAACGCAAAAACGCTGTGCAAAAAACA TGTACCCAATCATTACAAGCTGGCCATGCACACATTTGGCCTTTTGACTTCCGCAAGCTCATTGGCAGACCTGGATGAAATGCTTCTCAGCTGCACTGTACTGTTCTCCAGCCCATGCAGTTCTGAGAATGTTGAGAAAAACTTTCTCAACCTACAAACAATGCTAACTGCTTTTGGAGACTCACCTGTCAATGACAAGATGATTGTTGCTGTGGACTTTGAG GACATCACATTTCAAACTCCTTTTCGGAGACATTTCAGGACTGTCATCGAAAGTGCACCCCTAGACCTAGAAGGGCCTCCCAATGAGTACTATTCCAAGACGTTCATCAATTCCCTGGCTACAAACTTCTTGCCTCATGCAGCACTGTGGACCAGTATGATGCTGG GTGACCTGGGAAGGCATGGCAAAGGACTTCCTTATGaaaatttttccaaaaaattttCCAAAATTTCAAAAAAGACTGCCCAg AATTTCACAAAAGACAATAAGACCCAAGGGATTATGGAGAAGAGCCAGTGGGATCTTAAACAAATCCGCTTTCAAAGACGACGCCTGACGAGACTTGATGACTTTGTCACAACATACCAGGACACACACATTGCTCTTTTAAGAGAATTTGCTGATGtggaaaaaacaagaagaagg gtgtacagaatacagacagagAAGTGGAagcaaagaaagagaaacaagagGGGAGTTTATGTCAGCCCTATAAGAACCCCATTTCTCTTGAAATCAAAACAAGTTTCAAAG GAGACAACATCTTCAGTGACTACCGCATGTGTCTTACCCGAAGCTAACATCCAGGAGTCAAAAACAGCCAAGTCCCCAGATAATGACAAGCTAAAAATACCTTCTTCTGag AGAGATCTGGTGACATTGATTACGTCTACTCCGTCCACATCTTGTGAACCTTCAACTTCCCTGGttcaaagagagaaaaaaacaacaaagaaaaaaagagggacaGTTCATACTGAG AAAAGCTCAGTAAAGGAAACTGCAGAGAAGAGGGGAAACCACGGGCCAATCTGGGGAAATTATTCACCCCAAGGAGTAATTCCCACTGGCAGATTGTCTAGACCAGTATCCATTCACCATGACCAGATGATAAGCATTCTGGATCCCCACACATGGCTAACAAGTGATGAAATGGATTCGGCTTCCTATTACATGGCACAGAAATATGCTAGTACTGATGGCTTTCAGTCGTCCCTTCTTTTTTCAGCACTTCGCCGTGGAGGCATTGTTGGTACACCAAGAAAGCCATTTGTCCAGATACTAAACATCAATGATAATCATTGGATTGCTGCAAGCAACATTTTTTGTGGGTCAAATGAGGTGTGCATTTACGACAGCTTGAACACAACAATTAATAAGACAACCCAACAAATGCTCTCTTGGATGCTTCGGCCAGAGGCACCGCATTTTGTCCTTAGAAAACCTGCTGTGCAGATTCAGCACTCGGGTAGTAACTGTGGAGTTCTTGCACTGGCATTTGCGGCAGCTCTCTGTGAACGTATTAGGCCTGAAGAGTGCCAATTCAGGGAGAAAGAACTCAGGCAAAGACTCTACAGAGGATTGGTGGAAAAAAGAGTGCCAGAATTTCCTTTTGAAAAAGCACAGGCAAAGCCAGAAAGGGAGGCAGTTCAAGTTGAAGTCTATTGTGTTTGTAGAACCTCACACAACAATGAGGTGATGGTCCAATGCAGCAAGTGCAATGCCTGGTACCACCCAAACTGTGTTCCTGTCCCCAGCAGTGCCTTGGACACAACAATGGAGGAATGGCACTGTCAAAATTGTAAAGCATGA
- the LOC125801127 gene encoding uncharacterized protein LOC125801127 isoform X3, with product MFVCDGSMVLMQAISQVFCQTNLNDLLLKYFNIVTGKGTVEDFSHPILHRCLSHIMKNAKTLCKKHVPNHYKLAMHTFGLLTSASSLADLDEMLLSCTVLFSSPCSSENVEKNFLNLQTMLTAFGDSPVNDKMIVAVDFEDITFQTPFRRHFRTVIESAPLDLEGPPNEYYSKTFINSLATNFLPHAALWTSMMLGDLGRHGKGLPYENFSKKFSKISKKTAQNFTKDNKTQGIMEKSQWDLKQIRFQRRRLTRLDDFVTTYQDTHIALLREFADVEKTRRRVYRIQTEKWKQRKRNKRGVYVSPIRTPFLLKSKQVSKETTSSVTTACVLPEANIQESKTAKSPDNDKLKIPSSERDLVTLITSTPSTSCEPSTSLVQREKKTTKKKRGTVHTELSKGNCREEGKPRANLGKLFTPRSNSHWQIV from the exons ATGTTTGTGTGTGATGGCTCTATGGTCCTCATGCAGGCCATATCACAAGTATTTTGCCAAACAAACCTCAATGATTTGCTGCTGAAGTACTTCAACATAGTAACTGGAAAAGGCACTGTAGAAGACTTCAGTCACCCCATTCTTCACCGCTGTTTAAGCCACATAATGAAGAACGCAAAAACGCTGTGCAAAAAACA TGTACCCAATCATTACAAGCTGGCCATGCACACATTTGGCCTTTTGACTTCCGCAAGCTCATTGGCAGACCTGGATGAAATGCTTCTCAGCTGCACTGTACTGTTCTCCAGCCCATGCAGTTCTGAGAATGTTGAGAAAAACTTTCTCAACCTACAAACAATGCTAACTGCTTTTGGAGACTCACCTGTCAATGACAAGATGATTGTTGCTGTGGACTTTGAG GACATCACATTTCAAACTCCTTTTCGGAGACATTTCAGGACTGTCATCGAAAGTGCACCCCTAGACCTAGAAGGGCCTCCCAATGAGTACTATTCCAAGACGTTCATCAATTCCCTGGCTACAAACTTCTTGCCTCATGCAGCACTGTGGACCAGTATGATGCTGG GTGACCTGGGAAGGCATGGCAAAGGACTTCCTTATGaaaatttttccaaaaaattttCCAAAATTTCAAAAAAGACTGCCCAg AATTTCACAAAAGACAATAAGACCCAAGGGATTATGGAGAAGAGCCAGTGGGATCTTAAACAAATCCGCTTTCAAAGACGACGCCTGACGAGACTTGATGACTTTGTCACAACATACCAGGACACACACATTGCTCTTTTAAGAGAATTTGCTGATGtggaaaaaacaagaagaagg gtgtacagaatacagacagagAAGTGGAagcaaagaaagagaaacaagagGGGAGTTTATGTCAGCCCTATAAGAACCCCATTTCTCTTGAAATCAAAACAAGTTTCAAAG GAGACAACATCTTCAGTGACTACCGCATGTGTCTTACCCGAAGCTAACATCCAGGAGTCAAAAACAGCCAAGTCCCCAGATAATGACAAGCTAAAAATACCTTCTTCTGag AGAGATCTGGTGACATTGATTACGTCTACTCCGTCCACATCTTGTGAACCTTCAACTTCCCTGGttcaaagagagaaaaaaacaacaaagaaaaaaagagggacaGTTCATACTGAG CTCAGTAAAGGAAACTGCAGAGAAGAGGGGAAACCACGGGCCAATCTGGGGAAATTATTCACCCCAAGGAGTAATTCCCACTGGCAGATTGTCTAG
- the LOC125801657 gene encoding uncharacterized protein LOC125801657 → MPHIKTLYFFTQQSRKLKISLEDISKQIQLIQSSSRQHRKCESPLKDHGFWAGLCTVLGVPNTSTNRYRLRRAHFSHCKDLVTGEAVNNLKDVQEVKDAQKVEDIQEEEDVQEKDTDVQEVEDIQEEDVQELEDVHVVKDVPEKENVEKVVHVQKGKGVEIDNVQEVEDIQVGKDVQEEDDVQEEDDVQEEDSSDDSKEEFFTQHLPLPPTFFFIPHSAWRNLRKNQRKNHFKGLQWTNIFAKGIRSVHPCCSFAFLGHRVKVIGSKRNAPLFKCSGYCTFSDCPVEVDVVVYSEATLKAHVFFRGEMVVHSKTELKRRPVRAEEQTRISQQLVNMLPRALYLENMHKLKTSVLESGCRDEAPTPGVLKSISWRQRNKKRKHQNEVLSLQKMVEEKIDSPFHFKLIMSDFMDTEAQNQ, encoded by the exons ATGCCACatataaaaacattgtatttttttactCAACAGAGCAGGAAATTGAAGATTTCTTTAGAAGATATTTCCAAGCAGATTCAGTTGATTCAGAGCTCATCAAGACAGCATAGAAAATGTGAATCTCCACTGAAAGATCATGGCTTTTGGGCAGGGCTGTGCACAGTCCTAGGAGTACCCAATACATCAACAAATAGGTACCGACTTAGAAGAGCACACTTCAGCCACTGTAAG GATTTAGTTACAGGAGAAGCTGTGAATAATTTGAAAGATGTGCAGGAGGTAAAAGATGCGCAGAAGGTGGAAGACATCCAGGAAGAGGAGGATGTGCAGGAGAAGGATACTGATGTGCAGGAGGTGGAAGACATCCAGGAGGAGGATGTGCAGGAGTTGGAAGATGTACATGTGGTAAAAGATGTGCCAGAGAAAGAAAATGTGGAGAAAGTGGTACATGTACAGAAGGGAAAAGGCGTGGAAATTGATAATGTACAGGAGGTGGAAGACATCCAGGTGGGGAAGGATGTGCAGGAGGAGGATGATGTGCAGGAGGAGGATGATGTGCAGGAGGAGGATTCCAGTGATGACAGTAAGGAGGAATTCTTTACCCAGCATCTTCCATTACCTCCAACATTCTTTTTCATTCCACATTCAGCTTGGAGAAATCTAcgaaaaaatcaaagaaagaatCACTTTAAGGGATTGCAATGGACAAATATTTTTGCAAAAGGCATTCGATCTGTACACCCATGTTGCAGTTTTGCATTTTTAGGCCACAGAGTTAAAGTCATTGGATCAAAAAGGAACGCACCCCTTTTTAAATGCTCGGGGTATTGTACATTCAGTGACTGCCCAGTTGAAGTAGACGTTGTTGTGTACAGTGAAGCTACACTTAAAGCACATGTGTTCTTCAGAGGGGAAATGGTAGTGCACAGCAAAACTGAGCTGAAAAGACGACCTGTCAGAGCAGaagaacaaaccagaataagtcAGCAGCTTGTAAACATGCTTCCAAGAGCTCTGTATCTAGAAAACATGCATAAATTAAAGACTTCTGTTCTTGAGTCTGGATGCAGGGATGAAGCTCCAACTCCTGGTGTTCTGAAGTCTATCTCCTggagacaaagaaacaaaaagaggaaACATCAGAATGAAGTTTTAAGTCTTCAGAAAATGGTAGAGGAAAAAATTGACTCACCTT TTCATTTCAAACTGATCATGTCAGACTTCATGGACACAGAAGCACAAAACCAGTGA